A genomic segment from Propionibacteriaceae bacterium ZF39 encodes:
- the tyrS gene encoding tyrosine--tRNA ligase has product MNELLDELLWRGLVADSTNQEALSAHLDSGPITSYVGFDPTAPSLHIGHLVQLMIVRHFQAAGHNPLLLVGGSTGLIGDPKQTGERVMNSEEVVAGWVERLGQQVSKYVDLDGPNPARLVNNYDWTSEISSLEFLRDIGKHFSINRMLERDVVARRLETGISYTEFSYVLLQSLDYRELYKRYGCTLQTGAQDQWGNITAGIDFIRRTEQASVHGLVTPLLTKADGTKYGKTESGTVWIDAELTSPYAFHQFFLNAEDAKVIEYLKVFSPRSRDEINDLARQLEEEPHRRAAQRALADDITDLVHGVAEREAATAAAGALFGRGELAGLGESTLAGVRSEVGGGTLESGDELPLVVDALVAAGVVPSKGAARRAVAEGGAYVNNVKVADDQARLSREDLLHGRWAVLRRGKKTIGVVEIVS; this is encoded by the coding sequence GTGAACGAACTCCTGGACGAACTCCTCTGGCGTGGCCTCGTGGCCGATTCGACGAATCAGGAGGCGCTGTCGGCGCACCTGGACTCCGGGCCGATCACGTCGTATGTGGGCTTCGATCCGACGGCGCCGAGCCTGCACATCGGCCACCTGGTGCAGCTGATGATCGTGCGGCACTTCCAGGCGGCGGGCCACAACCCGCTGCTGCTCGTGGGTGGGTCCACCGGCTTGATCGGTGACCCGAAACAGACCGGCGAGCGCGTCATGAACAGCGAAGAGGTTGTCGCCGGTTGGGTCGAGCGGCTCGGTCAGCAGGTCAGCAAGTATGTCGATCTCGATGGACCCAACCCGGCCCGGCTGGTCAACAACTATGACTGGACCTCCGAGATCTCGTCTCTCGAGTTCCTCCGCGATATCGGCAAGCATTTCAGCATCAACCGGATGCTGGAGCGTGATGTCGTGGCGAGGAGACTCGAGACGGGCATCTCCTACACGGAGTTCAGCTATGTCCTGCTCCAGTCGCTGGACTATCGGGAGCTCTACAAACGCTATGGGTGCACGCTGCAGACGGGCGCCCAGGATCAGTGGGGCAACATCACAGCCGGCATCGACTTCATCCGCCGCACGGAGCAGGCGAGCGTGCACGGTCTGGTGACCCCGCTGCTCACCAAGGCGGACGGCACCAAGTATGGAAAGACCGAGTCGGGCACGGTCTGGATCGATGCGGAGCTCACGAGCCCGTACGCCTTCCACCAGTTCTTCCTGAACGCCGAGGATGCGAAGGTCATCGAATACCTGAAGGTGTTCAGCCCCCGGAGTCGGGACGAGATCAACGACCTCGCACGGCAACTCGAGGAGGAACCCCATCGGCGGGCTGCGCAGCGCGCGCTGGCAGATGACATCACCGACCTGGTGCACGGAGTCGCCGAGCGTGAGGCGGCGACGGCAGCTGCGGGGGCTCTGTTCGGCCGCGGAGAACTCGCGGGCCTTGGGGAGTCCACGCTCGCCGGTGTCCGCAGTGAAGTCGGCGGAGGAACCCTCGAATCCGGTGACGAACTGCCGTTGGTCGTCGATGCACTGGTGGCAGCGGGCGTCGTCCCGAGCAAGGGTGCCGCTCGACGTGCGGTCGCTGAGGGCGGCGCCTATGTGAACAACGTCAAGGTCGCCGACGACCAGGCGCGCCTGTCACGCGAGGATCTCCTGCATGGTCGATGGGCCGTGCTGCGACGCGGCAAGAAGACGATTGGCGTAGTGGAGATCGTGTCCTGA